tcttttttgttatctttAGTGGTGAGCCAACTGTGGGGAAATAAAGCCAGCAACATTAGTCTTGCAACTTACCACCAAGAAAGGGCAGGTATTTCGTGCATTTGATCTTTGATGTCTTATGGAATATTTCATTCTGTTGTATGCATTGGGTAACTAGCTCCATAGAACTTTTTCTGTTGCTTTCTTTCcttgtagtttattttttctaaaatacgaGACCAACTTCCCATGCACTGCCCTCAGCTCTCTTTACCACTTTCTTCTTGAAAGAAGTTGTGAGTTGTTGGGATAGTGATAAATAACGAGGCCATTATACAACTTGTTTCATAAGCAACGGTTGCAAAATGCAAGAAAAGGAATAGCACAAATTGGCATTGGTACATTTGATCTTTGATGTCTTATGGAATATTTCATTCTGTTGAATGCATTGGGTAACTAGCTCCATAGAACTTTTTCTGTTGCTTTCTTTCcttgtagtttattttttctaaaatacgaGACCAACTTCCCATGCACTGCCCTCAGCTCTCTTTACCACTTTCTTCTTGAAAGAAGTTGTGAGTTGTTGGGATAGTGATAAATAACGAGGCCATTATACAACTTGTTTCATAAGCAACGGTTGCAAAATGCAAGACACCGAGTTTTGATAACGTAAGTGGTGGTGGGAAATGTCGAGCTTTCTCCATTGCTGGAATCCCCTTTCGCATTGGAGAATCTCCCAAATTTGAGTTTCTTGATCCGATTGCATTTGTGGagtttattaaattacaagtttgaGAAGAAGGGGTGAATGATATATCCATACATATCCTTGATAAGGCGTACGTGACTCGTtcccaatttttctttaatcatgTGAACTTATTTGTTTCCATATCGCTAATAGATCTCATAGCTTTTGTTATTTCTTGTTATCTTTAGTGGTGAGCCAACTGTGGGGAAATAAAGCCAGCAACATTAGTCTTACAACTTACCACCAAGAAAGGGCAGGTATTTGGTACATTTGATCTTTGATGTCTTATGGAATATTTCATTCTGTTGAATGCATTGGGTAACTAGCTCCATAGAACTTTTTATGTTGCTTTCTTTCcttgtagtttattttttctaaaatacgaGACCAACTTCCCATGCACTGCCCTCAGCTCTCTTTACCACTTTCTTCTTGAAAGAATTGGGATAGTGATAAATAACGAGGCCATTATACAACTTGTTTCATAAGCAACGGTTgcaaaatgcaataaaaggAATAGCACAAAAACCTGATATGCTGCTGTATGAAAGATCTTATCCAGCCAAAACTGGAAACGTTGTTGGCAAAAACGATGTCCAAACATGAGCAAACACTTTTCATATCATTAGACAAAGTACTTGTCAGTGCCTCGTCTGCGTCATTTCCGTCTTGTACCATAATCAATTGTACAACCCATGCAAGCCTTACACAATCAACAAAGCCTTCAACTACAGTATCATTTCCAGCAACCATCACCTGGAAGAAGCACAGGA
This Sesamum indicum cultivar Zhongzhi No. 13 linkage group LG5, S_indicum_v1.0, whole genome shotgun sequence DNA region includes the following protein-coding sequences:
- the LOC110012035 gene encoding nuclear pore complex protein NUP205-like, which translates into the protein MHQIAYSLLFSLVIAFISDALSTVPNKVSVLSQDASFRREFHEIVMVAGNDTVVEGFVDCVRLAWVVQLIMVQDGNDADEALTSTLSNDMKSVCSCLDIVFANNVSSFGWIRSFIQQHIRFLCYSFYCILQPLLMKQVV